Proteins from a genomic interval of Methanoplanus endosymbiosus:
- the pheT gene encoding phenylalanine--tRNA ligase subunit beta, whose product MPIIKLPYKYLEDLSGIEKDTIIEEIPMIGADIERYEEESFDVEFFPDRPDLFSAEGVSRAMRGFMGLESGLPDYSTEPSGLSFKIEPGLEDIRPYLGSAVIRGLSFNNESIECLMGLQESLHWAVGRGRVKVAIGVHDLDKVKPPFKYSASPKSRTFVPLDTDELMTLDEILEKHPKGVDYAHIVQDFERYPLITDSEDNVLSFPPIINGELTKVTEATKNILLDCTGTDERAVMTAVKIICSALAEAGGKIESIEVNGVSMPSLSPKIRDVKLSECRKLLGIDIDIIEMAQLLKKMRFGAEPVDGEILKVFVPCYRADILHDWDVFEDVAKAYGYENIDSLLPPTSTIGHENPVNRIMGTARTIMAGIGYLEMMPFTLSNERVMYSNMQRKKPDYALHVKHPISEEQTLVRTDILPLLMETLKINQHRELPQRLFSTGDVIEGEKTFQKLAGVTMHTEADFSEIYAVVDLFMREAGLEYRVLESDDPAFLDGRRGNIYVGDKKIGSFGEMHPQVIVNFEMAEPVAGFEIDLRVFNQE is encoded by the coding sequence ATGCCGATTATCAAACTGCCATATAAATATCTTGAAGATCTTTCAGGCATAGAGAAGGATACAATCATTGAAGAGATTCCGATGATTGGAGCAGACATCGAGAGATATGAAGAGGAGTCCTTTGATGTGGAATTCTTCCCTGACAGACCCGATCTCTTCTCAGCAGAGGGCGTGTCAAGAGCAATGAGAGGATTTATGGGGCTTGAATCCGGACTTCCGGATTACAGCACAGAACCCTCAGGACTATCATTTAAGATTGAACCGGGACTTGAGGATATAAGGCCGTATCTTGGATCTGCTGTCATCAGAGGACTGTCATTTAACAATGAGTCAATAGAGTGCCTGATGGGACTACAGGAGTCACTGCACTGGGCTGTAGGCAGAGGCAGGGTTAAGGTTGCAATTGGTGTACATGACCTTGACAAGGTGAAACCGCCGTTTAAGTACTCTGCATCGCCGAAATCCAGGACTTTTGTGCCGCTTGACACAGACGAACTGATGACCCTTGATGAGATCCTTGAGAAACACCCGAAGGGTGTTGATTATGCCCACATAGTACAGGACTTTGAGAGATATCCACTCATTACAGACTCTGAAGACAATGTCCTCTCCTTCCCTCCGATTATAAACGGTGAGCTGACAAAGGTCACCGAAGCCACGAAGAATATCCTGCTTGACTGCACAGGAACGGATGAGAGGGCTGTTATGACAGCCGTTAAAATAATCTGCTCCGCCCTTGCGGAAGCCGGAGGTAAGATTGAGAGCATTGAAGTGAACGGAGTTTCAATGCCCAGCCTCTCACCAAAGATCAGGGACGTAAAGTTAAGTGAGTGCAGGAAACTTCTCGGAATTGATATTGACATCATTGAGATGGCACAGCTCTTAAAGAAGATGAGATTTGGTGCAGAACCGGTTGACGGGGAGATACTGAAGGTCTTTGTGCCCTGCTACCGTGCCGACATTCTCCACGACTGGGACGTATTTGAAGATGTGGCAAAGGCGTACGGCTACGAGAACATCGACTCCCTTCTCCCGCCGACATCAACAATCGGGCATGAAAATCCGGTGAACAGAATCATGGGCACTGCAAGAACAATCATGGCAGGCATAGGCTATCTTGAGATGATGCCCTTTACTCTCTCAAACGAGAGGGTGATGTACTCCAATATGCAGAGGAAAAAGCCTGATTATGCCCTGCATGTAAAACACCCGATATCAGAGGAGCAGACTCTTGTCAGAACTGACATTCTGCCGCTGCTGATGGAAACACTTAAGATAAACCAGCATCGGGAGCTTCCGCAGAGGCTCTTTTCAACCGGAGATGTGATTGAAGGTGAAAAAACCTTCCAGAAGCTTGCCGGCGTTACAATGCACACCGAGGCAGACTTCTCAGAGATTTATGCCGTTGTCGATCTCTTTATGAGGGAAGCCGGTCTGGAATACAGAGTTCTGGAGTCTGACGATCCGGCATTCCTTGACGGAAGAAGGGGCAACATTTACGTAGGGGATAAGAAGATCGGTTCCTTTGGTGAGATGCACCCGCAGGTCATTGTAAATTTCGAGATGGCAGAGCCTGTTGCCGGATTTGAGATTGATTTACGGGTTTTTAACCAGGAATAA
- the pheS gene encoding phenylalanine--tRNA ligase subunit alpha — MDLTLNEKKLLAVLKPLRDAEEARVEAVKPITETIKSVEVAGKHSIDPLRETLKFLEDTKNLAFQPIKRAIELFEEAAEDTLGPMKEPDAAYLATIMDTTEEAIVSHALLLQDKGLADLIKTATVTRRATEEGEKYRQEGLPERVLFDSFDGAIPMEDLRKHPASKLGIGWLRKKGWVEIKDGMVKKISDAPKGDDEYALADPSADKPGMKELIKRKLAEEIETVTYRISITEEGIALVESGIDLRAEASTLTSDQIRTGEWRNLKLRRYSVKTPPKKIYAGKKHPYQAIIDDMRKILLEMGFTEISGEIVQSSFWNFDALFQPQDHPAREMQDTFFLDLERELPENYNLVKEIHETGGKTSSTGWGGKWKEEKARECVLRTHTTSLSIQLLKDNPEPPLKAFCIGRVYRREAIDPTHTPEFEQLEGVVMDKDVSFRHLMGFLKEFYHRVGFESVRFRPGYFPYTEPSVEPEVWVDGLGWVELGGAGIFREEVTAPWGIKYPILAWGLGVSRVAMLKLGLKDLRELYRSDVDWIRNEPVNRKEVR, encoded by the coding sequence GTGGATCTTACATTAAATGAAAAAAAGCTTCTTGCAGTGCTTAAGCCCTTAAGGGACGCTGAAGAGGCAAGGGTTGAGGCTGTAAAACCGATTACAGAGACCATAAAGAGTGTAGAGGTAGCCGGAAAACATTCGATAGATCCTCTGAGAGAGACACTGAAATTTCTTGAGGATACAAAGAATCTCGCATTTCAGCCGATAAAAAGGGCAATTGAACTCTTTGAAGAGGCCGCAGAGGATACACTCGGCCCGATGAAAGAGCCTGATGCAGCCTACCTTGCAACGATAATGGATACCACCGAAGAGGCGATAGTATCCCATGCACTGCTGCTCCAGGACAAAGGGCTTGCAGACCTCATAAAGACTGCAACAGTCACCCGCAGAGCCACAGAAGAGGGTGAGAAATACAGACAGGAGGGCCTGCCTGAGAGAGTGCTCTTTGACTCCTTCGATGGGGCAATTCCGATGGAGGACCTCAGAAAACATCCGGCATCAAAGCTTGGAATAGGGTGGCTGAGAAAGAAGGGCTGGGTGGAGATAAAGGACGGGATGGTAAAGAAGATCTCTGACGCCCCCAAAGGTGACGATGAGTATGCCCTGGCCGACCCGTCTGCTGACAAACCCGGAATGAAGGAGCTTATAAAGAGAAAGCTTGCAGAAGAAATTGAGACTGTAACATACAGGATTTCAATAACTGAAGAGGGCATTGCCCTTGTCGAATCCGGAATCGATCTCAGGGCCGAGGCATCCACCCTCACAAGTGACCAGATACGTACAGGCGAGTGGAGAAACCTGAAACTGAGAAGGTACAGCGTAAAGACTCCGCCTAAGAAGATTTACGCCGGAAAGAAGCACCCGTATCAGGCAATAATTGACGATATGAGAAAGATCCTCCTTGAGATGGGCTTTACCGAGATCTCCGGCGAGATCGTGCAGAGCTCATTCTGGAATTTCGATGCACTCTTCCAGCCGCAGGACCATCCCGCAAGGGAGATGCAGGACACCTTCTTCCTCGACCTTGAGCGTGAACTTCCGGAGAACTACAACCTTGTAAAGGAGATTCACGAGACCGGAGGAAAGACCTCATCTACCGGATGGGGAGGAAAATGGAAGGAGGAGAAGGCGAGGGAGTGTGTCTTAAGGACACATACCACAAGCCTTTCCATTCAGCTGTTAAAGGACAATCCCGAACCTCCGCTGAAGGCGTTCTGCATAGGCAGGGTGTACAGACGTGAGGCTATAGATCCCACCCACACGCCGGAATTTGAACAGCTTGAAGGCGTGGTAATGGACAAGGACGTATCATTCAGGCACCTGATGGGCTTTTTAAAGGAGTTCTACCACAGAGTAGGGTTTGAGAGCGTGCGTTTCCGCCCCGGATATTTCCCCTACACTGAACCGTCGGTTGAGCCTGAAGTATGGGTTGACGGACTTGGCTGGGTTGAACTCGGCGGTGCCGGTATATTCAGAGAAGAGGTGACAGCACCGTGGGGAATCAAATACCCGATTCTCGCATGGGGACTTGGCGTATCAAGGGTTGCAATGCTAAAGCTCGGATTAAAGGACTTACGTGAACTGTACAGAAGTGATGTGGACTGGATAAGAAATGAACCGGTAAACAGAAAGGAGGTGCGCTGA
- a CDS encoding tryptophan--tRNA ligase: MQSEINPWSGNQNIETDKLFSEFGIERFDDVIDQVKDPAYFFRRKIVVGHRDYKNIAGAMAEKKPFNVMTGFMPSGHPHLGHLMVMKEVVWHIQRGGTGYISIADREAHAVRAISWDKCREYGKEYLNCLYALGFEGNTYYQSENNRLKDLAFECATKINFSDLSAIYGFSQDTALAHAMSVATQVADILYPQTDAGPAPTVVPVGIDQDPHIRLTRDIAYKLRMFLVEEREGHISVRSKNAPKEAMDDVEAAFSGCRRYEGHIDIKDVSAGEVERQVREIEINNGGFGFIAPSSTYHTFLQGLQGGKMSSSIPDSLFQFKEPEKSVKKKVMASLTGGRMTLEEQKKLGGEPEKCSVYLLNLFHMSENDEELKEMYRACKAGELMCGTCKKETFERVKEFLSDFNEKMDETEHLTGE, encoded by the coding sequence ATGCAGTCAGAAATTAATCCGTGGTCAGGAAACCAGAATATAGAAACGGATAAACTCTTCAGTGAATTCGGAATAGAGCGGTTTGATGATGTAATTGATCAGGTCAAAGATCCGGCGTACTTCTTCAGAAGAAAAATCGTTGTCGGTCACAGGGACTATAAGAATATCGCAGGTGCAATGGCAGAGAAGAAACCGTTCAATGTCATGACCGGATTCATGCCCTCCGGACATCCGCATCTTGGCCACCTGATGGTGATGAAGGAGGTTGTCTGGCATATTCAGAGGGGAGGAACCGGATATATCTCAATTGCAGACAGGGAAGCACATGCTGTCAGGGCCATATCCTGGGACAAATGCAGGGAATACGGGAAAGAATATCTAAACTGCCTCTATGCTCTTGGTTTTGAGGGAAATACCTATTACCAGAGTGAGAACAACAGACTCAAAGATCTGGCATTTGAATGTGCAACAAAGATCAACTTCTCAGATTTATCAGCAATATATGGTTTCTCACAGGATACTGCACTTGCACATGCCATGAGCGTTGCAACACAGGTGGCAGATATTCTCTACCCGCAGACCGATGCCGGCCCGGCACCGACTGTAGTGCCTGTGGGAATTGACCAGGACCCGCATATCCGTCTCACCCGTGATATAGCATATAAACTGAGAATGTTTCTTGTGGAAGAGAGAGAAGGCCACATTTCAGTCAGATCCAAAAATGCACCAAAGGAAGCTATGGACGATGTCGAAGCTGCATTTTCCGGGTGCAGAAGATATGAAGGTCATATTGACATAAAAGATGTCTCTGCCGGAGAGGTTGAGAGACAGGTCAGGGAGATTGAGATTAACAACGGCGGATTCGGATTTATTGCGCCGTCTTCAACGTACCATACCTTCCTTCAGGGGCTGCAGGGCGGCAAGATGTCAAGCAGCATCCCCGACAGCCTCTTCCAGTTTAAAGAGCCTGAAAAGAGTGTGAAAAAGAAGGTTATGGCTTCGCTGACAGGCGGAAGAATGACCCTTGAAGAGCAGAAAAAGCTTGGCGGTGAGCCTGAAAAATGTTCTGTATATCTGTTAAACCTCTTCCATATGTCTGAGAACGATGAAGAGTTAAAGGAGATGTACAGGGCCTGCAAAGCAGGGGAACTGATGTGCGGAACCTGCAAAAAAGAGACCTTTGAGAGAGTTAAGGAATTCCTCTCAGACTTTAATGAGAAGATGGATGAGACAGAGCATCTGACCGGGGAGTGA
- the endA gene encoding tRNA-intron lyase: MKAEFTDGKITIGPEGKALYTNSGYGRPAGKRLSLSGEEALYLLGRDKIELDGYDFDTLASELSADPKFMRRFLLYRDIRERGYVIQTGPHDFRVFRRGEKPGTGRSQFMIRVLAERDLVGFNEVLDDIASAKNMRKQFLVGVVDDEDEITYYEVKSNEITEGVAENSPAEVTGMLYGRSVVIKTPPESSLEKAWFGTRLDKERLLLSPPEVLYLLEREILKIRDTDISSFSEIAAEEDHEIESKYVVYKDLRDKKQIARTAYKFGHHFRVYSGEKKHSELLVHAFPSEEFMPMSVISRSVRLAHSVRKKMLFASVERNNIEYIEFARIKM, encoded by the coding sequence GTGAAGGCTGAATTTACAGACGGAAAAATAACCATCGGGCCTGAGGGAAAAGCTCTCTATACCAACAGCGGATACGGAAGGCCGGCAGGGAAGAGGCTTTCCCTCTCAGGAGAAGAAGCGCTCTACCTTCTCGGAAGGGATAAGATCGAACTTGACGGATATGATTTTGATACTCTCGCCTCAGAACTCTCTGCGGACCCGAAATTCATGAGACGATTTCTGCTGTACAGGGACATCAGAGAGAGAGGGTATGTCATACAGACAGGGCCGCACGACTTTCGGGTATTCCGGCGTGGTGAAAAACCGGGCACAGGACGCTCACAGTTTATGATAAGAGTGCTTGCCGAGAGGGATCTTGTCGGCTTCAATGAAGTTCTCGATGACATAGCCTCGGCGAAGAATATGCGAAAGCAGTTCCTTGTCGGAGTAGTGGACGATGAGGATGAGATCACCTACTACGAAGTCAAATCAAATGAGATAACCGAGGGTGTCGCCGAAAACAGTCCGGCAGAGGTTACAGGAATGCTGTACGGACGATCAGTTGTCATAAAAACCCCGCCTGAGAGCAGCCTTGAGAAGGCATGGTTTGGAACAAGACTTGACAAAGAGCGCCTGCTTCTCTCCCCTCCGGAAGTTCTCTATCTGCTTGAGAGAGAAATTCTGAAGATCAGGGATACGGACATCAGCTCTTTCTCAGAGATAGCCGCAGAGGAGGACCATGAGATTGAGAGCAAGTATGTCGTCTATAAAGACCTCCGCGATAAAAAACAGATAGCACGGACAGCCTACAAATTCGGCCATCACTTCAGGGTATATTCCGGTGAGAAGAAGCATTCGGAACTGCTTGTTCATGCCTTTCCATCAGAGGAATTCATGCCTATGAGCGTGATCTCACGATCAGTACGCCTTGCCCACAGCGTCAGAAAGAAGATGCTTTTTGCATCTGTGGAGAGAAACAATATAGAGTATATCGAATTCGCAAGAATAAAAATGTAA
- a CDS encoding deoxyribonuclease IV produces MINVGCHVSIAKSIDLAVGRAAERGCTTFQIFTSNPRGWKAREIKEEEAEKFIKNIKESGIYPPIAHMPYLPNPASPREEVQQKSTEVMLREVKRCRMLKIPYLVTHPGSHLGAGREDAIKRFTECIDLASEESEGEVMLLLENTAGTNNSMGGDIEDIAEIIDNLSDSSGVGICIDTCHAFAAGYDITTEEGLSSFLELTDSEVGPERLKVIHLNDCKGALGSHLDRHEHIGLGNIGDEAISRIVNHPKLRDIPFILETPVNEERGDAENIAHVKSLFRE; encoded by the coding sequence ATGATCAATGTAGGATGCCACGTATCAATCGCCAAATCCATAGATTTGGCAGTCGGACGTGCGGCTGAGAGGGGCTGCACCACCTTTCAGATATTCACTTCAAACCCGCGCGGATGGAAAGCAAGAGAGATTAAGGAAGAAGAAGCGGAAAAATTTATAAAAAATATAAAAGAGTCCGGAATATACCCGCCCATTGCCCATATGCCGTACCTTCCAAACCCCGCCTCGCCAAGGGAGGAAGTCCAGCAGAAATCAACGGAAGTTATGTTAAGGGAGGTAAAGAGATGCAGAATGTTAAAAATCCCCTATCTTGTGACACATCCTGGAAGCCATCTCGGTGCAGGCAGGGAGGATGCAATAAAGCGGTTCACTGAGTGCATTGATCTCGCCTCTGAAGAATCAGAAGGTGAGGTGATGCTGCTGCTTGAAAATACGGCAGGCACAAATAATTCAATGGGAGGTGATATTGAGGACATAGCCGAAATTATCGACAATCTGAGTGACAGTTCAGGTGTTGGGATCTGCATTGACACCTGCCATGCCTTCGCTGCCGGATATGACATAACCACAGAAGAAGGACTCTCATCCTTTCTTGAATTAACAGACTCAGAGGTCGGTCCTGAGAGGCTGAAAGTCATTCACCTAAATGACTGCAAAGGCGCTCTCGGCTCACATCTTGACAGGCACGAGCATATAGGGCTTGGAAATATCGGAGATGAAGCTATAAGCCGGATTGTAAACCACCCAAAACTGAGAGACATCCCCTTCATCCTTGAAACTCCGGTAAACGAAGAGAGAGGTGATGCAGAGAATATCGCCCATGTCAAATCCCTCTTCAGGGAATAA
- a CDS encoding aldehyde dehydrogenase family protein, whose protein sequence is MNEKETDIIDVINPATGESAGTVKRCTKDDVHSAIEMAEDAFSGWAAKSPRERAKLLFLSAQEIRERQTELAELLTAEQGKPLFEAKNEIQGCAAVLEYYASISGTVRGDFLPKSDYGYSFTVKKPLGICGAIIPWNMPVLILAWKTGPALVAGNCLIVKPSSKTPLTSQKIAAILHSCGIPEDVFSVVTGSGSEAGSALAESRRIAALSFTGSVETGNFVEKLSCGTGKRLTLELGGSDPMIVCSDADIDSAVAGAVAGRYYNCGQTCTAVKRLYVMEDIAEEFKRKLTEKVSQIKTGNGMIKGTKMGPLIDMDAREKISMLISGIERDYGAEILTGGKITGTPELKSGSFFEPTVIAGAPKDCFLFTEEIFGPVLPVAVVKDMDEAIEEANRTKFGLGASVWTKSLKNSFEATEMLDAGIVWVNRHLKIPPEVPFGGEKESGSGRENGLSALDRYMKEKTVIMTP, encoded by the coding sequence GTGAACGAAAAGGAAACTGACATAATTGATGTTATAAACCCTGCAACCGGAGAGAGTGCAGGCACAGTTAAGAGATGCACAAAAGATGATGTACATTCTGCAATAGAAATGGCAGAAGATGCCTTTTCCGGATGGGCAGCCAAAAGTCCGCGTGAGAGGGCAAAACTGCTCTTCCTTTCAGCACAGGAGATAAGAGAGAGACAGACTGAACTTGCAGAACTCCTGACAGCAGAACAGGGAAAACCTCTTTTTGAGGCAAAAAACGAGATACAGGGCTGTGCAGCGGTACTTGAATACTACGCATCCATATCCGGAACAGTGAGGGGCGACTTTCTGCCCAAATCTGATTATGGCTATTCATTCACAGTAAAAAAACCGCTTGGCATCTGCGGAGCAATAATTCCCTGGAATATGCCGGTGCTGATTCTGGCATGGAAGACGGGGCCTGCACTTGTTGCCGGAAACTGCCTGATAGTAAAGCCTTCATCCAAAACACCGCTTACAAGCCAAAAGATTGCAGCCATCCTGCACAGCTGCGGCATTCCGGAAGATGTCTTCTCAGTTGTAACCGGAAGTGGCAGTGAGGCAGGCAGTGCACTGGCAGAGAGCAGAAGAATTGCAGCACTATCATTTACAGGATCTGTTGAGACCGGAAATTTTGTTGAGAAACTCTCATGCGGAACAGGGAAACGGCTGACACTCGAACTTGGCGGAAGTGATCCAATGATAGTATGCAGTGACGCTGACATTGACTCAGCAGTTGCAGGTGCGGTTGCAGGCAGATATTACAACTGCGGGCAGACATGCACAGCAGTAAAACGCCTCTATGTCATGGAGGATATTGCAGAGGAGTTCAAAAGAAAGCTTACCGAAAAGGTATCACAGATAAAAACGGGCAATGGCATGATAAAAGGGACAAAGATGGGCCCTTTAATTGACATGGATGCCAGAGAGAAGATATCAATGCTCATCTCCGGAATTGAGAGAGATTATGGTGCAGAGATCCTGACAGGCGGAAAAATAACCGGCACTCCGGAACTTAAATCAGGCAGCTTCTTTGAACCGACAGTCATTGCAGGAGCACCGAAGGACTGCTTCCTCTTTACAGAAGAGATATTCGGGCCGGTTCTCCCGGTTGCGGTTGTAAAAGACATGGATGAAGCAATAGAAGAGGCAAACAGAACTAAATTCGGGCTTGGAGCATCAGTCTGGACAAAATCTCTTAAAAACTCATTTGAAGCCACTGAGATGCTTGATGCAGGCATTGTATGGGTGAACCGGCATCTTAAAATCCCGCCGGAAGTGCCCTTTGGCGGCGAGAAGGAGAGCGGTTCAGGGCGTGAGAACGGCCTTTCCGCACTTGATAGATATATGAAGGAGAAAACAGTCATAATGACACCCTGA
- a CDS encoding PAS domain S-box protein, giving the protein MSDDSNCSMSAGKKCLDKLSELISLEVSGDEIYGIMAEIISSVFSEPENTGVVISVGDEDWHSSSYDVSKEYSASLKRDLELGGISYGYINIVYYGSSYSGDEYFTDRDELFLDAVSCRILIICLKDDGRSELDSCNVDAGAYRQILNNSPFIAFLWDTGEGWPVRFVSDNVSILGYTPDDFYSGNILYADLIHPDDLKRVEEEISGYLSAGANDYTQEYRVFNHAGEMRNIYDRTIVRRDEANNPVLFEGIIIDITERVETEEKLKLANEKYSTVFSLNPDVIILSTLDEGVVLEVNDKWESFSGIHRDDIIGKKILEFGLYLSSDDRARYIDGLKESGSVLNFEVNLNIMNTVRTAFMSGRIIELGDAKCLITIIHDITEQKVVEEKLKESEEKFRAVSETAIDAICMMDDSGAVVFWNKAAEEMFGYTSDDVSGKDFMKLFFPENMVSGSEGGLERFSDIGWCPHKGRIFESELLNKNSAKIPVEISSSLLILGDRNFIVSIIRDISERKGYEEDLKDAALKIRTIFDSIADGMYVIDRDYRVIDANKELYDIFGLKPEDLTGKHCYSVFHDAEEPCEVCAARDVFEKGITSRVEKSVTNPDGLVLYYDTFATPITDSSGNVVQAVVSGRNITDMNNYRSSLEEANKKLNLLSSITRHDILNSITIAIGYLGLMKDNIPVEDKDYASKLGMSIKNIQKQIEFTRDYQDMGIKPPEWQAIEPIILECLSEGGGVPSGVHVSLEIIPVTIYADAMLKKAFCNIITNAYKHASGMNNLSFISGNEGGNLVFRICDDGIGIPADKKESIFRPAFGRKHGYGLFLVREILSITGITITESGNEGEGASFEIIIPAGKWQSA; this is encoded by the coding sequence ATGTCAGATGATAGTAATTGCAGCATGTCTGCGGGGAAGAAATGCCTGGATAAATTGTCGGAATTAATATCTCTGGAAGTTTCCGGCGATGAAATTTATGGGATAATGGCCGAAATAATCTCTTCTGTATTCAGTGAACCTGAGAATACCGGTGTGGTTATTTCTGTGGGTGATGAAGACTGGCATTCATCTTCTTATGATGTTTCTAAGGAATATTCGGCATCTTTAAAGAGAGATCTTGAACTCGGCGGCATAAGTTACGGCTATATAAATATAGTTTATTATGGCAGCAGTTATTCCGGAGATGAATATTTTACAGATAGAGATGAGTTATTTCTGGATGCAGTGTCCTGCCGGATTTTAATTATATGTCTGAAAGATGATGGACGGTCTGAACTGGACAGCTGTAATGTGGATGCGGGTGCTTACAGGCAGATTCTCAACAACAGCCCGTTCATTGCATTTTTATGGGATACCGGTGAGGGCTGGCCGGTCAGGTTTGTCTCTGACAACGTAAGTATTCTTGGCTATACTCCTGATGATTTCTACTCCGGAAATATTCTGTATGCTGATCTGATTCACCCTGATGATTTAAAGAGGGTTGAGGAGGAGATCTCCGGTTATCTCTCTGCCGGAGCCAATGATTACACCCAGGAGTACAGGGTCTTTAATCATGCCGGTGAGATGCGCAATATTTATGATCGCACAATTGTCAGGAGAGATGAGGCAAATAACCCTGTTTTATTTGAAGGAATTATAATTGACATCACAGAGAGAGTTGAGACAGAGGAGAAATTAAAACTTGCAAATGAGAAATACTCCACTGTATTCAGCCTCAATCCTGATGTCATTATTCTCTCTACTCTTGATGAAGGGGTTGTCCTTGAGGTTAATGATAAATGGGAGTCTTTTTCCGGAATCCATCGTGATGATATCATAGGCAAAAAGATACTGGAATTTGGTTTGTACCTCAGCTCCGATGATCGTGCCAGATATATAGATGGTCTTAAAGAATCCGGTTCTGTTCTTAACTTTGAGGTGAATCTGAATATTATGAACACGGTCCGGACTGCTTTTATGTCAGGCAGGATTATTGAACTTGGGGATGCAAAGTGCCTCATTACAATAATTCATGATATAACTGAGCAGAAAGTCGTTGAGGAGAAGTTAAAAGAGAGTGAGGAGAAATTCCGGGCAGTAAGTGAGACTGCAATTGATGCGATATGTATGATGGATGACTCCGGGGCTGTAGTTTTCTGGAATAAGGCTGCTGAGGAGATGTTTGGTTATACCTCCGATGATGTCTCAGGAAAAGACTTCATGAAATTGTTTTTTCCGGAAAATATGGTGTCCGGAAGTGAGGGTGGCCTTGAGAGATTCAGTGATATAGGGTGGTGTCCTCATAAGGGCCGGATATTTGAATCTGAACTTTTAAACAAAAATTCCGCCAAAATCCCGGTGGAGATCTCATCATCACTGCTGATACTGGGGGATAGAAATTTCATTGTCTCTATTATCAGGGATATCTCTGAGAGGAAGGGATATGAGGAGGATCTTAAGGATGCAGCCCTTAAGATCAGAACAATCTTTGATTCAATAGCTGATGGTATGTATGTGATCGACAGGGATTACAGAGTCATTGATGCAAATAAGGAGCTTTATGATATCTTCGGGCTTAAGCCTGAAGATCTTACCGGAAAACACTGCTATAGTGTCTTTCATGATGCAGAAGAGCCGTGTGAGGTCTGTGCTGCAAGGGATGTTTTTGAAAAAGGGATCACCAGCAGGGTTGAAAAGTCTGTAACTAATCCTGACGGTCTGGTTCTATATTATGATACGTTTGCAACCCCGATAACGGATTCATCCGGAAATGTGGTTCAGGCTGTTGTGTCGGGCCGGAATATCACTGATATGAACAATTACAGGAGTTCACTTGAGGAAGCAAATAAGAAGCTGAATCTCCTCTCAAGTATTACAAGGCATGATATCTTAAATTCTATTACCATTGCTATCGGTTATCTTGGCCTTATGAAGGATAATATTCCTGTAGAGGATAAGGATTATGCCTCAAAGCTTGGAATGTCAATTAAAAATATCCAGAAGCAGATTGAGTTTACACGGGATTATCAGGATATGGGCATAAAACCTCCTGAATGGCAGGCGATTGAACCGATTATTCTTGAGTGTCTCTCTGAGGGAGGTGGAGTGCCTTCTGGTGTTCATGTCTCTCTTGAGATAATACCTGTTACAATCTATGCCGATGCTATGCTTAAGAAGGCCTTTTGCAATATTATTACCAATGCCTATAAGCATGCTTCCGGTATGAATAATTTATCTTTCATTTCCGGAAATGAGGGTGGTAATCTCGTTTTCCGGATCTGTGATGACGGCATTGGCATTCCTGCGGATAAAAAAGAGAGTATTTTCAGACCGGCATTTGGGAGGAAGCATGGCTATGGATTATTTCTGGTCAGGGAAATTCTCTCAATTACCGGAATTACCATAACAGAGTCTGGTAATGAGGGTGAGGGTGCATCTTTTGAGATTATCATTCCGGCAGGAAAGTGGCAGTCTGCCTGA